A DNA window from Bombus vancouverensis nearcticus chromosome 6, iyBomVanc1_principal, whole genome shotgun sequence contains the following coding sequences:
- the LOC117160246 gene encoding trafficking protein particle complex subunit 13 isoform X1, whose protein sequence is METKPKSEHLLELKVMRLTRPTLASPVVITCDSTDLPGNTLNNELKNDCTALQGMETLAVGQFMVLPQSFGNIYLGEIFSSYLCVHNGSNQIAKNVTVKADLQTSTQNISLCGNSGEMKDLAPDSTVDEVIHHEVKEIGTHILVCEVTYTPGNLSSTAQSFRKYFKFQVVKPLDVKTKFYNAESDEVYLEAQIQNLTAGPICLEKVSLESSHLFSVSTLNTNEKGESIYGLVNILDTDCSRQYLYCLKPQLSLLKDPKMMHNATNIGKLDIVWRSNLGERGRLQTSQLQRMAPEFGDIRVTMKNIPVTVYLEQSVNFNCHIINTSERSMDLMLSLESSNSIAWCGISNTIIGTLKPGVSIDIPLCLIPLRSGIIVSILYKHYNDVTLRCALRKVVHFVCLMKTSTFHHFHQ, encoded by the exons ATGGAAACTAAACCAAAAAGTGAACATCTACTAGAATTGAAAG tAATGAGGTTAACACGACCTACGCTTGCAAGTCCAGTAGTTATTACTTGTGATTCAACAGATCTTCCTGGTAATACTTTAAATAATGAGCTTAAGAATGATTGTACTGCATTACAAGGAATGGAAACCCTTGCAGTAGGACAGTTTATGGTATTACCGCAAAGTTTTGG TAACATTTATTTAGGTGAAATATTTTCAAGTTATCTTTGTGTACATAACGGCAGCAATCAGATCGCAAAGAATGTTACTGTTAAA GCAGATTTACAAACAAGCACACAGAATATATCTCTTTGTGGTAATAGTggagaaatgaaagatttagcaCCTGACAGTACAGTTGATGAAGTCATACACCACGAAGTAAAAGAAATAGGCACACATAT ATTAGTATGTGAAGTAACTTACACCCCAGGAAATTTAAGTAGCACTGCACAATCATTTAGAaagtattttaaatttcaaGTGGTAAAACCATTAGAtgttaaaacaaaattttacaaTGCAGAG TCAGATGAAGTATATCTGGAAGCACAAATACAGAATCTCACAGCTGGCCCAATTTGTTTAGAAAAGGTTTCGCTTGAATCATCTCATTTATTTAGTG TATCAACGTTAAATACAAATGAAAAGGGAGAATCTATTTATGGATTAGTTAATATATTAGATACCGATTGTAGTAGacaatatttatattgtttaaAACCACAATTGAGTTTATTAAAAGATCCAAAAATGATGCATAATGCAACAAACATTGGAAAGTTAGATATTGTTTGGAGAAGTAACTTGGGGGAAAGAGGAAGATTACAAACAAGTCAATTACAAAGAATG GCACCTGAATTTGGTGATATACGAGTTACAATGAAAAATATTCCTGTCACAGTTTACCTTGAACAATCAGTGAATTTCAATTGTCATATAATAAATACGTC TGAAAGAAGCATGGATTTAATGTTAAGTTTGGAATCAAGTAACTCTATAGCATGGTGTGGAATATCTAATACAATCATAGGAACATTGAAACCTGGTGTTTCGATAGATATTCCTTTATGTTTAATTCCCTTACGTAGTGGTATAATAGTAAGTATTTtgtataaacattataatgaTGTTACGTTACGATGTGCGTTACGGAAAGTAGTACATTTCGTTTGTCTTATGAAGACTAGCACGTTTCATCATTTCCATCAATAA
- the LOC117160246 gene encoding trafficking protein particle complex subunit 13 isoform X2: protein METKPKSEHLLELKVMRLTRPTLASPVVITCDSTDLPGNTLNNELKNDCTALQGMETLAVGQFMVLPQSFGNIYLGEIFSSYLCVHNGSNQIAKNVTVKADLQTSTQNISLCGNSGEMKDLAPDSTVDEVIHHEVKEIGTHILVCEVTYTPGNLSSTAQSFRKYFKFQVVKPLDVKTKFYNAESDEVYLEAQIQNLTAGPICLEKVSLESSHLFSVSTLNTNEKGESIYGLVNILDTDCSRQYLYCLKPQLSLLKDPKMMHNATNIGKLDIVWRSNLGERGRLQTSQLQRMAPEFGDIRVTMKNIPVTVYLEQSVNFNCHIINTSERSMDLMLSLESSNSIAWCGISNTIIGTLKPGVSIDIPLCLIPLRSGIITISGLKLTDTFLKRVYDYDDLAQIFVSQID, encoded by the exons ATGGAAACTAAACCAAAAAGTGAACATCTACTAGAATTGAAAG tAATGAGGTTAACACGACCTACGCTTGCAAGTCCAGTAGTTATTACTTGTGATTCAACAGATCTTCCTGGTAATACTTTAAATAATGAGCTTAAGAATGATTGTACTGCATTACAAGGAATGGAAACCCTTGCAGTAGGACAGTTTATGGTATTACCGCAAAGTTTTGG TAACATTTATTTAGGTGAAATATTTTCAAGTTATCTTTGTGTACATAACGGCAGCAATCAGATCGCAAAGAATGTTACTGTTAAA GCAGATTTACAAACAAGCACACAGAATATATCTCTTTGTGGTAATAGTggagaaatgaaagatttagcaCCTGACAGTACAGTTGATGAAGTCATACACCACGAAGTAAAAGAAATAGGCACACATAT ATTAGTATGTGAAGTAACTTACACCCCAGGAAATTTAAGTAGCACTGCACAATCATTTAGAaagtattttaaatttcaaGTGGTAAAACCATTAGAtgttaaaacaaaattttacaaTGCAGAG TCAGATGAAGTATATCTGGAAGCACAAATACAGAATCTCACAGCTGGCCCAATTTGTTTAGAAAAGGTTTCGCTTGAATCATCTCATTTATTTAGTG TATCAACGTTAAATACAAATGAAAAGGGAGAATCTATTTATGGATTAGTTAATATATTAGATACCGATTGTAGTAGacaatatttatattgtttaaAACCACAATTGAGTTTATTAAAAGATCCAAAAATGATGCATAATGCAACAAACATTGGAAAGTTAGATATTGTTTGGAGAAGTAACTTGGGGGAAAGAGGAAGATTACAAACAAGTCAATTACAAAGAATG GCACCTGAATTTGGTGATATACGAGTTACAATGAAAAATATTCCTGTCACAGTTTACCTTGAACAATCAGTGAATTTCAATTGTCATATAATAAATACGTC TGAAAGAAGCATGGATTTAATGTTAAGTTTGGAATCAAGTAACTCTATAGCATGGTGTGGAATATCTAATACAATCATAGGAACATTGAAACCTGGTGTTTCGATAGATATTCCTTTATGTTTAATTCCCTTACGTAGTGGTATAATA ACAATTTCGGGATTAAAATTAACGGATACATTTTTGAAGAGGGTATATGATTATGATGACTTGGCACAAATATTTGTTAGCCAAATAGACTAG
- the LOC117160246 gene encoding trafficking protein particle complex subunit 13 isoform X3, with the protein METKPKSEHLLELKVMRLTRPTLASPVVITCDSTDLPGNTLNNELKNDCTALQGMETLAVGQFMVLPQSFGNIYLGEIFSSYLCVHNGSNQIAKNVTVKADLQTSTQNISLCGNSGEMKDLAPDSTVDEVIHHEVKEIGTHILVCEVTYTPGNLSSTAQSFRKYFKFQVVKPLDVKTKFYNAESDEVYLEAQIQNLTAGPICLEKVSLESSHLFSVSTLNTNEKGESIYGLVNILDTDCSRQYLYCLKPQLSLLKDPKMMHNATNIGKLDIVWRSNLGERGRLQTSQLQRMAPEFGDIRVTMKNIPVTVYLEQSVNFNCHIINTSERSMDLMLSLESSNSIAWCGISNTIIGTLKPGVSIDIPLCLIPLRSGIITSTFHHFHQ; encoded by the exons ATGGAAACTAAACCAAAAAGTGAACATCTACTAGAATTGAAAG tAATGAGGTTAACACGACCTACGCTTGCAAGTCCAGTAGTTATTACTTGTGATTCAACAGATCTTCCTGGTAATACTTTAAATAATGAGCTTAAGAATGATTGTACTGCATTACAAGGAATGGAAACCCTTGCAGTAGGACAGTTTATGGTATTACCGCAAAGTTTTGG TAACATTTATTTAGGTGAAATATTTTCAAGTTATCTTTGTGTACATAACGGCAGCAATCAGATCGCAAAGAATGTTACTGTTAAA GCAGATTTACAAACAAGCACACAGAATATATCTCTTTGTGGTAATAGTggagaaatgaaagatttagcaCCTGACAGTACAGTTGATGAAGTCATACACCACGAAGTAAAAGAAATAGGCACACATAT ATTAGTATGTGAAGTAACTTACACCCCAGGAAATTTAAGTAGCACTGCACAATCATTTAGAaagtattttaaatttcaaGTGGTAAAACCATTAGAtgttaaaacaaaattttacaaTGCAGAG TCAGATGAAGTATATCTGGAAGCACAAATACAGAATCTCACAGCTGGCCCAATTTGTTTAGAAAAGGTTTCGCTTGAATCATCTCATTTATTTAGTG TATCAACGTTAAATACAAATGAAAAGGGAGAATCTATTTATGGATTAGTTAATATATTAGATACCGATTGTAGTAGacaatatttatattgtttaaAACCACAATTGAGTTTATTAAAAGATCCAAAAATGATGCATAATGCAACAAACATTGGAAAGTTAGATATTGTTTGGAGAAGTAACTTGGGGGAAAGAGGAAGATTACAAACAAGTCAATTACAAAGAATG GCACCTGAATTTGGTGATATACGAGTTACAATGAAAAATATTCCTGTCACAGTTTACCTTGAACAATCAGTGAATTTCAATTGTCATATAATAAATACGTC TGAAAGAAGCATGGATTTAATGTTAAGTTTGGAATCAAGTAACTCTATAGCATGGTGTGGAATATCTAATACAATCATAGGAACATTGAAACCTGGTGTTTCGATAGATATTCCTTTATGTTTAATTCCCTTACGTAGTGGTATAATA ACTAGCACGTTTCATCATTTCCATCAATAA
- the LOC117160248 gene encoding GPN-loop GTPase 2 produces MSLIFGQLVIGPPGSGKTTYCYAMAKFLEKLGRKVAVINIDPANENMQYTPTVDISELIKHEEVMSHYGLGPNGALVYCMEFLEANIKWLITKVLNLKDHYLIFDCPGQVELYTHHNSVSVIAEKLGQNLVRLCSVHLVDSHHCSDAGKYLSSLILCTTTMLKLGLPHVNVMTKFDEMKKFSHCLDFNIDFYTEVLDLNYLLDKLDEGPFTSKYKKLNAAFVSLIEDYSLVSFIPLDISNQTLLLQVKNAVDKANGYIFGGNEPQDVQTLLACAVGAMSETEKMSTIDAYF; encoded by the exons ATGAGTTTAATATTTGGTCAATTAGTTATTGGCCCACCTGGGAGTGGAAAAACTACATATTGTTATGCTATGGCCAAATTTTTGGAGAAGCTTGGAAGAAAAGTAGCTGTTATTAATATTG ATCCTGCAAATGAAAACATGCAATATACACCAACAGTAGATATATCTGAATTAATTAAACATGAGGAAGTAATGTCACACTATGGACTTGGTCCAAACGGAGCACTGGTGTACTGTATGGAATTTTTAGAAGCTAATATAAAATGGTTAATTACAAAAGTTTTAAATTTGAAAGATCATTATCTTATATTTGATTGCCCAGGGCAg GTTGAGTTATATACACATCACAATTCAGTTAGTGTAATTGCCGAAAAATTAGGACAAAATTTAGTAAGATTATGTAGTGTGCACCTTGTTGATTCTCATCATTGCAGCGATGCtg gtAAATACTTATCTTCTTTAATTCTTTGCACAACAACTATGTTAAAATTAGGTTTACCTCATGTTAATGTGATGACCAAATTtgatgaaatgaaaaaatttagTCACTGCCTAGATTTTAATATAGATTTCTATACAGAAGTGTTGGATTTGAACTATTTGCTAGATAAATTGGATGAAGGCCCTTTTACATCAAA aTACAAAAAATTAAATGCAGCATTTGTATCACTCATAGAAGATTATAGTCTTGTTAGCTTTATACCATTAGATATTTCTAATCAAACATTGTTATTACAAGTAAAAAATGCAGTGGATAAGGCTAACGGTTATATTTTTGGCGGTAACGAACCTCAAGATGTTCAAACTTTACTTGCTTGTGCTGTAGGAGCAATGAGTGAAACTGAGAAAATGTCTACAATAGATGcttatttttaa
- the LOC117160273 gene encoding proteasome assembly chaperone 3-like, with translation MKNHSCVVTHGHHTDIVLKIYSNRILLIITHFKKFGSLIAISRGSSFNQYNNSTYSTKVLFGKDDVELVAAARYIAEQINVDKPLLISISLKDYEPDTLKPIVAAINDMKV, from the exons ATGAAAAATCATTCTTGTGTAGTTACTCACGGTCATCATACTGATATTGTTTTGAAGATTTATAG TAACCGCATATTATTAATCATAacacattttaaaaaatttggatCACTGATAGCCATAAGCCGTGGATCTTCATTCAATCAGTATAATAATAGTACATATTCTACCaa AGTATTGTTTGGGAAAGATGATGTTGAACTTGTGGCAGCTGCCCGATATATAGCAGAGCAAATTAATgtagataaaccattattaatttcaatatctTTAAAGGATTATGAACCAGATACTTTAAAACCTATAGTTGCAGCTATAAATGATATGAAAGTGTGA
- the LOC117160238 gene encoding PAX3- and PAX7-binding protein 1, translated as MLRTMSLFNKPKRNIRRRPFNDDDEDNENRMEVEDTQPVKSKTKKKDKPKQTLLSFGEELEEADDGEVFKVKKSSRSKKLMKQLDHERRKKKGEEKMQMDSEQPHMSVKVEKELEIKTDDLVVKIKNAGPLILNGRAALAAGKDDYTSDEEEDEPRSHKFRRNTDKADTMKILLESGCIPDAAMIHAARKCRQKARELGTDYIPIEEQSDDKGKSRLIREEDHDRSDDDDSQDRIDMTVNTEARDKEKRREAFLASQVPLKLSDDESEHENEEEEWEAQQIRKGVTGAQIAAAQQDSMMQQQYSMGMNVNSMMGSGISLEMVMMPAPPPPPVIQPPDPTKIVPITPQEVVNKMRARLDSLKEVHRRHQLDQDRLEQELGQTVKELDDAEIRAPQLAQRFRYYQELRGYVTDLVECLDEKLPLVIGLEQRWLNLYNERAIELMERRRQDTRDQAEEITTAARGQPIRRGPEVEARIRRATEREGRRARRRRARELAPTLPKHIDGMSSDDEVTEQQNLAFKQTKDEIDNDSKEIFSDVMDEYCTIRGILSKLESWRETDRDAYMEAYVSLCIPKIISPIIRLLLLTWNPIMESADIERTKWYNTLLLYALNNKETEESLKRDPDVRLVPFTIEKIVIPKLTSIVERIWDPMSTSQTLRLVGTVNRLIREYPNLNDTSKPLETLFNAILEKIKSAVENDVFIPIFPKQVLDTKHQFFQRQFAMAVKLLRNLLSWQGLLGDTQLKNLALGSLLNRYLLAGLRVSVPTDALFKANMVMSTLPRAWLQGETIEHLKMFATLIQQLSEQLDQANPAHNEAWEYSKSILKIIKPL; from the exons ATGTTAAGGACAATGTCATTATTTAATAAACCGAAGAGAAACATCCGCCGTCGACCTTTCAACGACGATGATGAAGATAATGAAAATAGGATGGAAGTGGAGGACACCCAGCCTGTAAAATCGAAAACAAAGAAGAAGGATAAACCAAAGCAGACGCTCCTCAGTTTTGGAGAGGAGCTGGAAGAAG CGGATGATGGAGAAGTCTTTAAAGTGAAGAAATCATCTAGGAGCAAAAAATTGATGAAACAACTAGATcacgaaaggagaaaaaagaaaggtgaAGAGAAAATGCAAATGGACTCTGAGCAACCGCACATGTCCGTTAAAGTGGAAAAAGAATTAGAAATAAAGACAGATGATCTAGTA gtaaaaataaaaaatgcagGACCTTTAATTCTGAATGGACGAGCTGCATTGGCAGCTGGAAAGGATGATTATACATCTGATGAAGAGGAAGATGAACCGCGTAGTCATAAATTTAGAAGAAATACAGATAAAGCTGACACAATGAAAATTCTTCTTGAAA GTGGTTGCATACCAGATGCTGCAATGATCCATGCAGCTAGGAAATGCAGACAAAAGGCAAGAGAGTTAGGAACTGATTATATTCCTATAGAAGAACAAAG CGATGATAAAGGTAAATCAAGACTTATTAGGGAAGAAGATCATGATAGAAGTGATGATGATGATTCACAAGACCGAATTGATATGACTGTTAACACTGAAGCGCGTGataaagagaaaaggagagaagcCTTCCTTGCTTCACAAGTACCATTAAAAC TTTCTGATGATGAAAGTGAACacgaaaacgaagaagaagagtgGGAAGCTCAACAAATTAGGAAAGGAGTGACTGGTGCACAG atTGCAGCAGCGCAACAAGATTCCATGATGCAACAACAATATTCAATGGGTATGAACGTAAATTCAATGATGGGAAGTGGAATATCTCTGGAAATGGTAATGATGCCAGCTCCACCACCCCCTCCAGTGATTCAACCCCCAGATCCTACAAAAATAGTACCAATCACTCCTCAAGAGGTTGTGAATAAAATGCGTGCAAG ATTGGACAGTTTAAAAGAAGTGCATAGACGTCATCAATTAGATCAGGATCGTTTAGAGCAAGAGTTAGGACAAACTGTGAAAGAACTGGATGATGCTGAAATTCGTGCACCGCAGCTTGCGCAGCGCTTCAGATATTACCAAGAGTTGCGTGGGTATGTCACTGACTTGGTAGAGTGTCTTGATGAGAAG TTGCCGCTGGTCATTGGATTGGAGCAGCGCTGGTTAAACCTTTATAATGAACGTGCAATAGAACTAATGGAAAGAAGACGACAAGATACAAGGGATCAAGCAGAAGAGATTACAACAGCTGCAA gAGGACAACCTATACGAAGAGGGCCAGAAGTTGAAGCTCGTATCCGTCGAGCTAcagagagagaaggaagaagagcTCGTCGAAGAAGAGCTAGAGAATTAGCTCCTACATTACCAAAACATATTGATGGAATGTCTAGCGATGACGAAGTTACTGAGCAGCAAAATCTCGCGTTTAAACAAACAAAAG atgAAATTGATAATGACagtaaagaaatattttctgacGTCATGGACGAATATTGCACAATAAGAGGAATACTTTCAAAATTGGAGTCTTGGAGAGAAACTGATAGAGATGCTTATATGGAAGCTTATGTATCTTTATGTATACCTAAAATTATTTCTCCGATTATTAGATTACTATTATTGACATGGAATCCTATTATG gaAAGTGCAGATATAGAGAGAACAAAATGGTATAACACTTTACTTTTATATGcattaaataataaagaaacagAAGAGTCACTTAAAAGAGATCCAGATGTCAGATTAGTACCATTTACAATAGAAAAAATTGTTATACCTAAGTTGACAT CTATAGTTGAAAGAATATGGGATCCAATGTCTACATCACAAACATTACGACTTGTAGGCACAGTAAATCGTCTTATTAGGGAATATccaaatttaaatgatacaagCAAGCCATTAGAAACATTATTTAATGCCATATTGGAGAAAATTAAATCAGCAGTTGAAAATGATGTTTTTATACCAATTTTTCCAAAACA agtTTTAGATACTAAACATCAATTTTTTCAAAGGCAGTTTGCAATGGCTGTGAaacttttaagaaatttattgaGCTGGCAAGGTCTTCTTGGAGACacacaattaaaaaatttagctCTTGGTTCATTATTAAATAGATATCTTTTAGCGGGTTTAAGAGTATCTGTTCCAACTGATGCATTATTTAAAGCAAATATG GTAATGAGTACACTACCTCGTGCGTGGTTGCAGGGTGAAACGATAGAGCATCTCAAAATGTTTGCTACACTTATCCAGCAACTTAGTGAACAATTAGATCAAGCAAATCCAGCGCATAA